A section of the Paenibacillus yonginensis genome encodes:
- a CDS encoding ABC transporter permease produces the protein MEENTGVGIRVAAGIFLTIMLITIVVIITISSQDAAKQGQTKMASITTQLSDTEFNTYNNTTLSGSQVLNAIRQYMSLEQFGVKVTTGKNATSVYGTGFQEVNGIITSMNSDKEESKNSSLSDALNQAADGYINPTGKFKSYIVRDQNNMIRGIVFQQETLK, from the coding sequence ATGGAAGAAAATACTGGCGTAGGTATACGCGTAGCTGCAGGGATTTTCCTGACGATCATGCTGATCACTATTGTTGTCATTATCACGATATCTTCCCAAGATGCGGCGAAGCAGGGGCAGACCAAAATGGCCTCTATTACGACTCAGCTTTCGGATACCGAATTTAACACCTATAACAATACAACACTATCGGGCAGCCAGGTTCTGAATGCGATTCGGCAGTATATGAGCTTGGAGCAGTTTGGGGTTAAGGTAACCACGGGTAAAAATGCAACCAGCGTTTATGGAACTGGCTTTCAAGAAGTGAATGGAATTATTACTTCAATGAATAGTGATAAAGAGGAATCTAAAAATTCTTCACTTAGTGATGCTCTTAATCAAGCTGCTGATGGATATATCAATCCTACAGGAAAGTTCAAATCTTATATTGTTAGAGATCAGAACAACATGATCCGCGGTATTGTATTCCAACAAGAAACACTAAAATAA
- a CDS encoding copper amine oxidase N-terminal domain-containing protein, translating into MKKYFKLLIACGLLSSLLLSGQVNNASAASPVIDMDHTAIQVLVDARKVKFADAAAYENNGRVMVPFRGIGEALKAKVNYASNRVTFTGSDKSIQLTLGSNTATVDGKVVQMDTAAMAKKGRTYVPLRFISENLGQNVDWDPASRYVWIGSKNVPTPEEAGIKPVSIDAYKNMMGKSLSDVYAGMKQAYVFSEEDLPLQIGNHILYDVWKIKQDNLYGVKVRFSSGGGYPFIYFLTANTANGRFRQDIGGLRTTNVDGSVTSAYRIIDNADEELIKDKNYKSLTLSKIDYIGVGGTSNNTLFLLKNPLK; encoded by the coding sequence ATGAAGAAGTATTTCAAGTTGTTGATTGCCTGCGGTTTATTAAGCAGTTTGCTACTGTCAGGCCAGGTAAATAATGCGAGTGCTGCGTCCCCAGTCATTGATATGGATCATACTGCGATTCAAGTTTTGGTGGACGCGAGAAAGGTCAAATTTGCTGATGCAGCCGCATATGAAAATAATGGTCGCGTGATGGTGCCATTCCGGGGAATTGGCGAGGCTTTAAAAGCCAAGGTTAATTACGCTTCTAACAGGGTGACTTTTACTGGATCCGATAAATCTATCCAACTGACATTGGGAAGTAACACGGCCACCGTGGATGGAAAAGTTGTACAAATGGATACAGCAGCCATGGCAAAAAAAGGCCGTACCTATGTGCCACTTCGCTTCATATCGGAAAATTTGGGACAAAACGTGGATTGGGATCCGGCAAGTCGGTATGTTTGGATTGGTTCAAAAAACGTACCTACTCCGGAAGAAGCTGGAATTAAGCCGGTCAGTATTGATGCTTATAAAAACATGATGGGGAAATCACTGAGTGATGTTTATGCAGGCATGAAACAAGCATATGTTTTCAGTGAAGAGGACCTCCCTTTGCAAATCGGCAACCATATCTTGTATGACGTATGGAAAATTAAACAAGATAATCTTTACGGGGTTAAAGTTCGATTTTCCTCCGGAGGAGGATATCCTTTCATCTACTTTTTGACTGCGAACACTGCAAATGGACGCTTTCGCCAAGATATTGGTGGATTGCGGACAACGAATGTCGATGGTTCTGTAACTTCTGCATATCGGATTATTGATAATGCAGATGAAGAATTAATCAAGGACAAGAATTATAAAAGCTTGACCCTAAGTAAAATTGATTATATTGGTGTAGGTGGAACATCGAACAATACGCTATTTCTACTTAAAAATCCACTTAAGTAG
- a CDS encoding transposase, whose product MNRYDKAFKEEAVRLSDEIGPKKAAEQLGVAYHTLQDWRKRRTLHGDGAHIGSGRAYASANKTTREIELERENSELRRANEILKDALGFFAKDRKR is encoded by the coding sequence ATGAATCGGTACGACAAAGCATTCAAAGAAGAAGCGGTAAGGTTAAGCGATGAGATCGGGCCCAAGAAAGCGGCCGAGCAGTTAGGCGTAGCCTACCACACCTTGCAGGACTGGAGGAAACGAAGAACCCTGCACGGTGATGGAGCGCATATCGGAAGTGGTCGCGCTTATGCATCTGCCAATAAGACTACGCGTGAAATCGAATTAGAAAGAGAAAACAGCGAGTTGCGTCGTGCGAATGAAATTCTCAAGGACGCACTTGGTTTTTTCGCAAAAGACCGGAAGCGCTAA
- a CDS encoding DUF5704 domain-containing protein: MTIGQDYNPPATTPASDKYDYVGWKKSVEQQPTGGEMLTGDPWKITSYPGGYDYYLNYYYKLKEEPDTPDPEVQCTVETGRELTDESPDPEVSAVIKADSRGNEAFDVLQGIPTSESLYGNVQAKEYLYKSKFVEHKGVCTYNITVSQHYDQKWTEMDGPPDANGKPTSQQHTDSKDVSKQYKVERPYSYWTVEGLEVYDIKEADLINYAFAGSGIKIMPTDYSPPIYSHMAMGQYTPAPAVDVTNPPKAAGKDVPDEDFQSDAEKAIDKVKVQNDSLIFNGTVVMNSMVSQESAPTPGQIPEPQQISRDVLYSTGNVIPISKTNKKDQPSSGTIYYDLMPVNVGGGADKSFPIYGINSVTVHTPVVNYSSITDDQAHNQKTVPNRQRAALILERPFTVRIPTSGQHVNYPGYGNRDYAKYFRTKQVRFPFDVYNESRTQFIPKDTWIDIPVNQLDTTFYLPVWVDEGDYQVYFRSIAENAPNDYEEQWEPDANLDLAHHIATDEVSVEVIGRLYDFEITDIADYNWETVFRTNLGSSQPRGLSYWIGQNGIDGDPRGNREPFSLSIHPGSNPLPGYKNVAIKTGYHFKFDFKTKGNMFGALDGIRITPTFYYVPKSGGAGFPVDLYYRTNSQPFVKIGSEEDQVHRYVILNDRLRNVPEEELEDTASYKYDHDGTGGFATKAQYEENYIDKYTKQKTPVGGYSLLLLPEQLRTLIGPKSNLPVSVDPQRANAAIQKWYGEYSLPADPYVVQAGTHLAEYGRTHGGLDEKSPIFLKDGYIIVNFNIETIQEGNLNAPHLQYIHAPMMAQFNRSQWQMEGFESQVSDPFGHLFKLNQGDVVFYHADQSSRDDFSAQVPQ; this comes from the coding sequence ATGACCATCGGACAAGACTACAACCCTCCAGCTACAACCCCGGCTTCGGACAAATATGACTACGTGGGTTGGAAAAAGAGTGTTGAACAGCAGCCAACAGGTGGGGAAATGTTAACGGGTGACCCTTGGAAAATAACTTCATATCCCGGTGGGTACGATTATTATCTCAACTATTACTACAAATTAAAAGAAGAACCGGACACACCAGATCCGGAAGTACAGTGTACCGTGGAGACAGGCCGAGAGCTTACCGATGAATCTCCTGACCCCGAAGTGAGTGCTGTCATTAAGGCCGATAGCAGGGGCAATGAAGCTTTTGATGTGCTGCAGGGGATTCCGACCTCAGAGAGCTTATACGGCAACGTACAGGCCAAGGAGTACCTTTACAAGAGCAAGTTTGTCGAGCATAAAGGCGTTTGCACGTATAACATCACGGTTTCGCAGCATTATGACCAAAAATGGACCGAAATGGACGGTCCTCCCGATGCGAACGGAAAGCCGACCAGTCAGCAGCATACAGACTCTAAAGACGTAAGCAAGCAGTACAAAGTGGAGCGTCCATACTCGTACTGGACAGTAGAAGGGTTAGAAGTATACGACATTAAGGAAGCGGACCTGATAAACTATGCCTTTGCAGGTAGTGGCATCAAAATCATGCCAACCGATTATTCACCGCCGATTTACTCGCATATGGCTATGGGCCAGTACACACCAGCTCCTGCAGTCGATGTAACCAACCCACCGAAGGCGGCCGGCAAGGACGTTCCAGACGAAGATTTCCAGTCGGATGCCGAAAAAGCCATTGATAAAGTGAAAGTACAAAACGACTCCCTGATCTTTAACGGAACGGTTGTCATGAACAGCATGGTCAGTCAGGAATCCGCGCCAACGCCTGGACAAATCCCAGAGCCGCAGCAGATCAGCCGGGACGTGCTGTACAGCACCGGGAACGTCATTCCGATCAGCAAGACCAACAAAAAAGATCAGCCCAGCAGCGGTACGATTTATTACGACCTCATGCCGGTCAATGTTGGAGGAGGAGCAGACAAGAGCTTCCCGATCTACGGCATTAACAGCGTAACCGTACATACTCCGGTGGTGAACTATTCCTCCATCACAGACGATCAGGCCCATAACCAGAAGACGGTGCCGAATCGGCAGCGGGCGGCGCTTATTCTAGAGCGGCCCTTTACCGTCCGAATCCCAACAAGTGGTCAGCATGTGAATTACCCAGGCTACGGGAACCGGGATTATGCCAAGTATTTTCGAACAAAGCAGGTCCGGTTTCCATTTGACGTCTACAACGAAAGCCGGACACAGTTTATTCCGAAAGATACGTGGATTGATATCCCGGTGAATCAGCTGGATACCACCTTCTATTTACCGGTCTGGGTGGATGAAGGCGACTACCAGGTGTATTTCCGCAGCATTGCGGAGAACGCGCCTAACGACTATGAAGAACAGTGGGAACCGGACGCGAATTTAGATCTGGCGCATCACATCGCCACCGATGAGGTATCGGTCGAAGTGATCGGCCGGCTGTATGATTTTGAAATTACGGATATCGCGGACTACAACTGGGAGACGGTCTTCCGGACCAACCTGGGCAGCAGTCAGCCGCGGGGGTTGTCGTATTGGATCGGTCAAAACGGCATCGACGGAGATCCGCGGGGAAACCGGGAGCCGTTCAGCTTGTCGATCCACCCGGGCAGCAACCCGCTGCCGGGCTATAAGAACGTGGCTATCAAGACGGGTTACCACTTCAAATTTGATTTTAAAACGAAAGGCAACATGTTTGGAGCGCTGGACGGGATCCGGATAACCCCGACCTTCTATTATGTACCCAAGAGCGGCGGAGCCGGATTCCCGGTCGACTTGTACTACCGGACGAACAGCCAGCCTTTTGTGAAAATCGGTTCCGAGGAAGATCAAGTCCATCGGTATGTGATCTTAAACGACCGGCTGCGGAATGTGCCGGAAGAGGAGCTGGAGGATACAGCTTCGTATAAGTATGATCATGATGGGACGGGGGGATTTGCGACAAAAGCGCAATACGAAGAGAATTACATCGACAAATACACCAAGCAAAAAACACCGGTAGGCGGGTACAGCCTATTGCTGCTGCCTGAGCAGCTGCGGACCTTGATTGGACCGAAGAGCAATCTTCCGGTTTCGGTGGACCCGCAGCGGGCGAATGCGGCGATTCAAAAATGGTATGGGGAATACAGCCTGCCGGCCGATCCGTACGTGGTGCAGGCAGGCACCCATCTGGCGGAATACGGGCGAACCCATGGCGGATTGGACGAGAAGTCGCCGATCTTCCTGAAAGACGGTTATATCATCGTGAACTTTAACATCGAGACGATTCAGGAAGGGAATCTAAATGCGCCGCATCTGCAGTACATTCATGCCCCGATGATGGCCCAATTTAACCGGAGCCAGTGGCAGATGGAAGGGTTTGAATCGCAAGTATCCGACCCGTTTGGCCATCTGTTCAAGCTGAACCAAGGCGATGTGGTGTTCTACCATGCGGACCAATCGAGCCGGGATGACTTTAGTGCGCAGGTGCCACAGTGA
- a CDS encoding IS3 family transposase, with amino-acid sequence MRERRDRWTVKEMCKVLAVSESGYYRSLKPTPKRERQERLLVKIKEIIEEYEDNSNYGAQRIRLALAQKEIVTSYSTVYRIMKKHGLLKKVRRHPNGITREDAAAQKSENLIQRDFSASAPNQKWLSDITEVPCLDGKLYVSAVLDCFNGEIVGLAMDDNMRKELCIQAFENACRARNARGMIYHSDRGSQFTSHAFRACLAKRDVVQSMSGTGRCYDNARMESFFATLKKEKLYKIKTEQYPMAYMKSIIFRYIMVYYNRQRVYTSNPGGWPPAIYRERMLSQAA; translated from the coding sequence ATCCGTGAACGACGGGATCGATGGACCGTCAAAGAGATGTGCAAAGTACTTGCTGTCAGCGAATCAGGCTATTACCGCAGCTTGAAGCCCACACCCAAACGAGAGCGGCAAGAACGCCTTCTGGTCAAAATCAAAGAAATCATCGAAGAATATGAAGACAACAGCAATTACGGTGCCCAGCGGATTAGGCTGGCTCTAGCGCAAAAAGAGATCGTGACCAGCTACAGCACCGTCTATCGCATCATGAAGAAGCACGGTCTGCTGAAGAAAGTGAGGCGTCATCCAAACGGCATTACACGTGAGGATGCGGCAGCTCAAAAGAGCGAGAACCTGATCCAGAGAGACTTCAGCGCCTCAGCCCCCAACCAGAAGTGGCTATCGGATATCACAGAAGTGCCTTGTTTAGACGGTAAGCTGTATGTGTCCGCCGTATTGGACTGTTTCAATGGGGAGATCGTGGGTCTGGCCATGGATGACAACATGCGTAAGGAACTCTGCATCCAAGCTTTTGAGAATGCCTGCAGGGCCAGAAATGCTCGTGGAATGATTTATCACAGCGACCGAGGCAGCCAGTTCACGAGCCACGCATTCCGAGCGTGTCTGGCTAAACGAGATGTCGTTCAAAGCATGAGCGGCACAGGGCGCTGCTATGACAACGCAAGAATGGAAAGCTTCTTTGCTACGCTAAAGAAAGAAAAGCTATATAAGATCAAAACCGAGCAATACCCGATGGCCTATATGAAATCGATTATCTTCCGATACATCATGGTCTATTACAACAGACAGAGGGTTTACACCTCTAATCCAGGGGGATGGCCCCCAGCTATTTATCGCGAAAGAATGCTGTCACAGGCAGCTTAA
- a CDS encoding ATPase, T2SS/T4P/T4SS family: MSLPFAVNLMLIVLILIGLIVFLFVKLNQKPAEGFSQNKTKSLGMGREQYKLDSILEYIKRTINEYVNSNLLDMGLSGEEYQRRQAIVAELRNAMKNATSGDIQEKIYLKQYIYDLLARNYGFSEATLNLVIPFDEPDKLTQQDKFDILLYQYKELHGFQGLTKLIDKYELDRPKRVIEDQTVDSYIITGEEIDQIFSKEYRGLDFKDKLKILVQRIYQHYKGFGVIDEVRDMSIDGVSGGVSGIPSSMQMIEDEMELIHGMKQAKYPGYRSIWIFFRGKSIYLPFLSFGSDNELKRVCQNIYKYDNPGQLTETNGFKVNEMKDGSRVVVVRPPFAESWAFFVRKFDLPNMRLESLISSDKIRNAELPRELIKYLMKGAQVTAFTGPQGSGKTSLIMAAVKYIYATLTLRIQEMTFELHLRRLYPERNTLAFRETDSISGQAGLDLQKKTDGSVNILGEVATDPVAAWMIQMSQVASLFTIFTHHATSARELIWSLRNSLLKTGVFQNERIAEEQVVNAVKWDVHLRKEQDGRRYIERITEITAVSYEDWLDEESINYGESLENKLDALVALQREAFRRSSGRVWTARNVVEYRNGEYVAVSPISKSKIEQMIFHMNEEDRISFQQFVDRYWGEQQHE, translated from the coding sequence ATGAGCCTGCCTTTCGCTGTTAATTTAATGCTGATTGTCTTGATCTTGATTGGTTTAATCGTGTTTTTGTTTGTGAAATTGAATCAGAAGCCTGCAGAGGGCTTCTCCCAGAATAAGACCAAAAGCTTGGGAATGGGACGGGAACAATATAAGCTGGATTCCATCTTAGAATACATCAAAAGAACTATTAACGAATATGTAAACAGCAATCTTCTAGACATGGGACTATCCGGTGAGGAATATCAAAGAAGGCAGGCTATTGTAGCAGAACTAAGGAATGCCATGAAAAATGCTACCTCGGGAGATATCCAGGAGAAAATTTATCTCAAGCAATACATATACGATTTGCTTGCCAGGAACTACGGATTTTCGGAAGCCACACTGAATTTAGTCATTCCCTTTGATGAGCCGGATAAGCTGACGCAGCAGGATAAATTTGATATTCTGCTGTATCAATATAAAGAACTACATGGCTTTCAAGGATTGACTAAGCTAATTGATAAATACGAGCTGGATCGTCCTAAAAGAGTGATTGAAGACCAAACAGTAGATTCATACATCATCACTGGAGAAGAAATAGACCAGATATTTAGCAAGGAATACCGGGGACTGGATTTTAAAGACAAGTTGAAAATATTGGTTCAGCGTATTTATCAGCACTACAAGGGATTTGGTGTTATTGATGAAGTCAGGGATATGTCCATCGATGGAGTATCCGGCGGAGTATCTGGAATTCCATCAAGCATGCAGATGATTGAGGATGAGATGGAGCTAATCCATGGAATGAAACAGGCCAAATATCCGGGATACCGAAGTATTTGGATATTTTTCCGGGGCAAATCGATTTATCTGCCGTTTTTGAGCTTTGGGTCCGATAACGAGTTGAAACGGGTCTGCCAGAACATTTACAAATACGATAATCCGGGCCAGCTGACCGAAACAAACGGGTTTAAAGTGAACGAGATGAAAGATGGGTCACGGGTCGTGGTTGTGAGACCGCCATTTGCGGAAAGCTGGGCATTTTTTGTAAGAAAGTTTGATCTGCCAAACATGAGGCTGGAGAGTCTGATTTCCTCTGACAAAATACGCAATGCCGAGTTGCCGAGGGAATTGATCAAGTACCTGATGAAGGGCGCCCAAGTTACAGCTTTTACGGGTCCTCAGGGATCCGGTAAAACTAGTTTAATTATGGCAGCAGTGAAGTATATCTATGCCACGCTCACTTTACGTATTCAAGAGATGACCTTTGAGCTTCATTTAAGAAGACTTTATCCGGAGCGCAACACACTGGCATTTCGGGAGACGGACAGTATTTCTGGTCAAGCCGGACTGGATCTTCAAAAGAAGACGGATGGGTCTGTCAATATTTTGGGCGAAGTCGCAACAGACCCGGTGGCGGCATGGATGATTCAAATGTCTCAGGTGGCCAGCTTGTTTACCATCTTTACGCATCACGCCACGTCCGCAAGAGAGTTAATTTGGTCTTTGCGTAATTCCCTTCTTAAAACAGGAGTTTTCCAAAATGAACGAATTGCGGAAGAACAGGTCGTTAACGCCGTTAAATGGGATGTCCATTTGCGGAAGGAGCAGGATGGAAGACGTTACATAGAACGTATTACCGAAATTACAGCTGTTTCTTATGAGGATTGGCTAGATGAAGAGTCTATTAACTACGGAGAAAGTTTGGAGAACAAGCTGGATGCTTTAGTAGCCTTGCAAAGGGAGGCCTTTCGCAGAAGCAGCGGCCGTGTATGGACAGCTCGAAACGTGGTCGAATACCGAAACGGTGAATATGTGGCAGTCAGCCCTATTTCCAAGAGCAAAATTGAGCAAATGATCTTCCATATGAATGAAGAGGATCGGATTTCTTTCCAGCAATTCGTGGACCGTTACTGGGGGGAACAACAACATGAATAA